In a genomic window of Curtobacterium flaccumfaciens pv. betae:
- the hxlA gene encoding 3-hexulose-6-phosphate synthase — MQLQFAMDTLTTEAALELAAAAAPHVDVLELGTPLIKSAGLSAVTAIKEAHPDKIVFADLKTMDAGELEADIAFSAGADLVTVLGVAGDSTIVGAVKAAKKHGKGIVVDLIGVSDKAARAREVVALGAEFVEVHAGLDEQAEEGFTFSTLLDAGKESGVPFSIAGGVNASSVASVQEAGARIAVAGSAIYSASDVGAAAAEIRAAIK, encoded by the coding sequence ATGCAGCTCCAGTTCGCCATGGACACCCTGACCACCGAAGCCGCCCTCGAGCTCGCCGCCGCGGCCGCGCCGCACGTCGACGTCCTCGAGCTCGGCACGCCCCTGATCAAGAGCGCCGGCCTGTCCGCCGTCACCGCGATCAAGGAAGCACACCCCGACAAGATCGTGTTCGCCGACCTCAAGACCATGGACGCCGGTGAGCTCGAGGCCGACATCGCCTTCTCGGCCGGTGCCGACCTGGTCACCGTCCTCGGTGTCGCCGGCGACTCGACGATCGTCGGCGCCGTCAAGGCCGCGAAGAAGCACGGCAAGGGCATCGTCGTCGACCTGATCGGCGTCTCCGACAAGGCCGCCCGTGCCCGCGAGGTCGTCGCACTCGGCGCCGAGTTCGTCGAGGTCCACGCCGGGCTCGACGAGCAGGCCGAAGAGGGCTTCACGTTCTCGACGCTGCTCGACGCCGGCAAGGAGTCGGGCGTCCCGTTCTCGATCGCGGGTGGCGTGAACGCGTCCTCGGTCGCCTCGGTGCAGGAGGCCGGTGCCCGCATCGCCGTCGCCGGCAGCGCGATCTACAGCGCCTCGGACGTCGGCGCAGCAGCCGCCGAGATTCGCGCCGCCATCAAGTAG
- the hxlB gene encoding 6-phospho-3-hexuloisomerase, whose amino-acid sequence MAATTVSAALDLVVREVGDLAARLDDAPAQRALDLIEGADRVFVHGAGRSGLALRMTAMRLMHLGLDAHVVGEVTTPAIRPGDLLLVASGSGTTTGIVQAARTAHEVGASVVALSTTDDSPLSELADVTIVLPAATKTDRSGTASAQYAGGLFEQAVALVGDAVFHALWARGGQSADDLWPRHANLE is encoded by the coding sequence ATGGCAGCAACCACCGTCTCCGCAGCGCTCGACCTGGTCGTCCGCGAGGTCGGCGACCTGGCGGCCCGCCTCGACGACGCCCCGGCCCAGCGCGCACTCGACCTCATCGAGGGCGCCGACCGGGTGTTCGTCCACGGCGCCGGTCGCTCCGGACTCGCCCTCCGCATGACCGCGATGCGCCTCATGCACCTGGGCCTCGACGCGCACGTCGTCGGCGAGGTCACCACCCCGGCCATCAGACCGGGTGACCTGCTCCTCGTGGCGAGCGGCTCCGGTACGACCACCGGCATCGTGCAGGCCGCGCGCACCGCGCACGAGGTCGGCGCATCCGTCGTGGCGCTCTCGACCACCGACGACTCCCCGCTCTCCGAGCTGGCGGACGTCACGATCGTGCTGCCCGCCGCGACGAAGACCGACCGCTCCGGCACCGCCTCGGCCCAGTACGCCGGTGGCCTCTTCGAACAGGCCGTCGCCCTGGTGGGCGACGCCGTGTTCCACGCCCTGTGGGCCCGAGGCGGGCAGTCCGCCGACGACCTCTGGCCCCGTCACGCCAACCTCGAATGA
- a CDS encoding helix-turn-helix transcriptional regulator: MDASVDTLEARGGSAIRLAAAEHARAVAEQADRHALTLESVLAVLRSSRVTDAAARAEAVEIASAALVDLRTVTDQQRSTLLEPVTGAFSRLRADLRPLVRFGDLDVQFVEPPATGRALPGDVAHAARAIVRTAVLALVDDGAAKRVRIQWDCDGRNLLMQLRDDGSGTLDVHDDAMRPIAERVVTLDGRVQVASTPGWGSVLDISLPLDPRPTEVDAVDDGDLTPRERDVLRLVATGVGNREIAEGLGISVNTVKYHVANLLRKHGARTRAELAAFSSRA, translated from the coding sequence ATGGACGCATCGGTCGACACCCTGGAGGCCCGGGGCGGCTCCGCCATCCGGCTCGCGGCCGCCGAGCACGCCCGCGCGGTCGCCGAGCAGGCGGATCGGCACGCGCTGACCCTCGAGTCCGTCCTCGCCGTGCTCCGGTCGTCGCGGGTCACCGACGCGGCCGCCCGGGCCGAGGCCGTCGAGATCGCCTCGGCCGCCCTCGTCGACCTGCGCACCGTGACCGATCAGCAGCGGAGCACCCTGCTCGAACCCGTCACCGGCGCGTTCTCGCGGTTGCGCGCCGACCTGCGGCCGCTCGTGCGCTTCGGGGACCTCGACGTGCAGTTCGTCGAGCCGCCGGCCACCGGCCGTGCGCTCCCGGGTGACGTCGCCCACGCGGCCCGGGCGATCGTCCGGACCGCGGTGCTCGCCCTGGTCGACGACGGTGCGGCGAAGCGGGTGCGCATCCAGTGGGACTGCGACGGCCGGAACCTGCTCATGCAGCTCCGCGACGACGGCTCCGGGACGCTCGACGTGCACGACGACGCCATGCGGCCGATCGCGGAGCGGGTCGTCACGCTCGACGGGCGGGTGCAGGTCGCGAGCACGCCCGGCTGGGGGTCCGTGCTCGACATCTCACTGCCGCTCGACCCGCGGCCGACCGAGGTGGACGCGGTCGACGACGGCGACCTGACCCCGCGGGAGCGCGACGTCCTGCGGCTCGTCGCGACCGGTGTCGGCAACCGGGAGATCGCCGAGGGACTCGGCATCAGCGTCAACACCGTGAAGTACCACGTGGCGAACCTGCTCCGGAAGCACGGCGCCCGGACCCGGGCCGAGCTCGCGGCGTTCAGCTCCCGGGCGTGA
- a CDS encoding helix-turn-helix domain-containing protein: MNEMRIGELRRLRGWTQERLAETSGIAVRTVQRMESGNDASLESLSAVATALEVPVRDLFATEEPASLDPGVRGLDERAEREQAQRDAASRGWQYLYSGVGIVVTLGTLALIGSRIWPGAAIFVIPIYWAGGRLLSQFLMATVVEPALDRRYPLSRSRRDASSRSRRFTPGS, encoded by the coding sequence ATGAACGAGATGCGGATCGGTGAACTCCGACGACTGCGGGGCTGGACCCAGGAACGACTGGCCGAGACGAGCGGCATCGCCGTGCGGACGGTGCAACGGATGGAGAGCGGCAACGACGCGAGCCTGGAGTCGCTGTCCGCGGTGGCCACGGCCCTCGAGGTCCCCGTGCGCGACCTGTTCGCCACCGAGGAGCCGGCGTCGCTCGACCCCGGGGTGCGCGGTCTCGACGAGCGCGCCGAGCGCGAGCAGGCGCAGCGCGACGCTGCTTCGCGCGGCTGGCAGTACCTGTACTCCGGCGTCGGCATCGTCGTGACGCTCGGCACCCTGGCGCTCATCGGTTCGCGCATCTGGCCGGGTGCCGCGATCTTCGTCATCCCCATCTACTGGGCGGGTGGGCGGCTGCTCTCCCAGTTCCTGATGGCGACCGTCGTCGAGCCCGCGCTCGACCGTCGGTACCCGTTGTCGCGGTCTCGTCGGGACGCCTCGTCGCGATCCCGTCGGTTCACGCCCGGGAGCTGA
- a CDS encoding response regulator: MKVLIADDDAQLVRALSVTLSARGYDVVTARDGREAIDAVITERPDLVLLDLGMPRLDGIGVLEGVRAWSQVPVLVLSGRTDSSDKVDALDAGADDYVTKPFQMDELLARLRALGRRRVVASEETPTIAIGPLLVDLVAKQVTPAEGPAIRLTPTEWRLLEVLVTNPDRLMTREMLLTEVWGPTHGNDSGYLRLYMAQLRRKLEPDPAHPRYLVTESGMGYRFAPGA; the protein is encoded by the coding sequence ATGAAGGTCCTGATCGCTGACGACGACGCGCAGCTCGTCCGCGCGCTCTCGGTGACGCTCTCGGCGCGCGGGTACGACGTCGTCACGGCTCGGGACGGGCGCGAGGCGATCGACGCCGTCATCACCGAGCGCCCCGACCTGGTGCTGCTCGACCTCGGCATGCCCCGGCTCGACGGCATCGGCGTGCTCGAGGGCGTCCGGGCCTGGTCGCAGGTGCCGGTCCTCGTGCTCTCCGGGCGCACCGACTCGTCCGACAAGGTCGACGCGCTCGACGCCGGTGCCGACGACTACGTGACGAAGCCGTTCCAGATGGACGAGCTCCTCGCCCGGCTGCGGGCACTCGGACGGCGACGGGTGGTGGCGTCGGAGGAGACCCCGACGATCGCGATCGGACCGCTGCTCGTGGACCTCGTGGCGAAGCAGGTCACCCCGGCCGAGGGTCCGGCGATCCGCCTGACGCCCACCGAGTGGCGCCTGCTCGAGGTCCTGGTCACGAACCCCGACCGCCTGATGACCCGCGAGATGCTGCTGACCGAGGTCTGGGGGCCGACGCACGGCAACGACTCCGGGTACCTGCGGCTGTATATGGCGCAGCTGCGGCGGAAGCTCGAGCCCGACCCCGCGCACCCGCGGTACCTGGTGACGGAGTCCGGCATGGGGTACCGCTTCGCCCCCGGAGCGTAG
- a CDS encoding ATP-binding protein, giving the protein MKRGKLRVLLGAAPGVGKTYTMLEEGRRLLDEGRDVVVAVVETHERAATAALVNGLVVVPRRTVSHRGVDLDDLDLDAVIARAPEVALVDELAHTNAPGSPNEKRWQDVEALRDAGIDVISTVNVQHMQSLGDVVREITGTVQRETVPDAVVRAADQIEVVDLAPAALRERLSDGLVYPAARIDAALSNYFRLGNLTALREIALLWLADEVDDALKAYRAEHGIEHRWETRERVLVALTGGPEGETLLRRGARIAARSAGGELAAVHVTTNDGLRVRHPGALGKQRTLLEQLGGTYHQVVGDDVPSTLVRFARSIDATQIVIGVSRRSRLAAAMTGPGIGNTVIRESGDIDVHVVTHERAGGGITLPKLGGSLSRGRVVAGFVLSVLVGPLLTWVLSIGSDPDAITVDVLAYQLLVLVVALVGGMWPAVFTAVLSGLSLDYFFVQPLYMVTVQQPWHLFALVMYVISAVLVSFVVDRSARRSRAARRASAESGLLMGIAGSVLRGDDALQALLDRTREAFGFAGVRIRQGDEVPATSGEFGATPDASTTLASGAVLEFAGAPDDPTQRRLLRVVEQQLDAAVEHRELTRTAVGAERIAAADRVRSALLAAVGHDVRRPIAAASAAVQTLRAPDIDLSGADREALLATADESLGQLAVLLADLLDVSRVQAGVLAVTPAAIALETVVAPALDELELGPDDVDLDLPADLPPVLADPVLLQRVVVNLLANAARYAPDGTHVRVAASAFAGGVELRVADHGPGIPEDRRDEVFQPFQRLGDTDNETGLGLGLALARGFTEGMGGTIEVDDTPGGGLTVVVRLPIAGHVGVEIR; this is encoded by the coding sequence GTGAAGCGCGGGAAGCTGCGGGTCCTGCTCGGTGCGGCGCCCGGTGTCGGCAAGACCTACACGATGCTCGAAGAGGGGCGTCGGTTGCTCGACGAGGGTCGCGACGTGGTCGTCGCCGTCGTCGAGACGCACGAGCGCGCCGCCACCGCAGCACTGGTGAACGGGCTCGTGGTCGTGCCCCGCCGCACCGTCTCGCACCGGGGTGTCGACCTCGACGACCTCGACCTCGACGCCGTCATCGCCCGGGCACCCGAGGTCGCGCTGGTCGACGAACTCGCGCACACGAACGCCCCGGGGAGCCCGAACGAGAAGCGCTGGCAGGACGTCGAAGCGCTGCGGGACGCCGGCATCGACGTCATCTCGACCGTCAACGTGCAGCACATGCAGTCCCTCGGCGACGTGGTCCGCGAGATCACCGGAACCGTGCAGCGCGAGACCGTCCCCGACGCCGTGGTGCGTGCGGCCGACCAGATCGAGGTCGTCGACCTGGCCCCGGCAGCGCTGCGCGAACGGCTCTCCGACGGGCTCGTCTACCCGGCGGCCCGGATCGACGCCGCGCTGTCGAACTACTTCCGCCTCGGCAACCTCACCGCACTGCGCGAGATCGCCCTGCTCTGGCTCGCCGACGAGGTCGACGACGCGCTCAAGGCCTACCGCGCCGAGCACGGCATCGAGCACCGGTGGGAGACCCGGGAGCGCGTGCTCGTCGCCCTGACCGGCGGCCCCGAGGGTGAGACCCTGCTGCGCCGCGGCGCCCGCATCGCCGCCCGCAGCGCCGGTGGGGAACTCGCCGCCGTGCACGTGACGACGAACGACGGCCTGCGCGTCCGGCACCCCGGCGCACTCGGCAAGCAGCGGACCCTGCTCGAGCAGCTCGGTGGCACGTACCACCAGGTCGTCGGCGACGACGTGCCGAGCACGCTGGTGCGGTTCGCGCGGTCGATCGACGCCACCCAGATCGTGATCGGGGTCAGCCGCCGCAGCCGGCTCGCGGCCGCCATGACCGGTCCGGGGATCGGCAACACCGTGATCCGCGAGTCCGGCGACATCGACGTGCACGTCGTCACGCACGAGCGCGCCGGCGGCGGGATCACCCTGCCCAAGCTCGGCGGCAGCCTGTCCCGCGGCCGGGTGGTCGCCGGGTTCGTGCTGTCGGTCCTGGTCGGGCCGCTGCTCACCTGGGTGCTGTCGATCGGCAGCGACCCGGACGCCATCACGGTGGACGTACTGGCGTACCAGCTGCTCGTCCTGGTCGTGGCGCTCGTGGGCGGGATGTGGCCGGCGGTCTTCACGGCCGTGCTGTCCGGGCTGAGCCTCGACTACTTCTTCGTGCAACCCCTCTACATGGTCACCGTCCAGCAGCCGTGGCACCTGTTCGCCCTGGTCATGTACGTGATCAGTGCGGTGCTGGTCAGCTTCGTGGTCGACCGGTCCGCCCGGCGGTCGCGTGCTGCCCGTCGGGCCTCGGCTGAGTCCGGGCTCCTGATGGGCATCGCCGGCAGCGTGCTCCGCGGCGACGACGCCCTGCAGGCACTGCTCGACCGCACACGGGAGGCGTTCGGCTTCGCCGGCGTCCGGATCCGCCAGGGCGACGAGGTGCCGGCGACCTCCGGCGAGTTCGGTGCGACGCCGGACGCGTCGACGACGCTGGCGTCCGGTGCCGTGCTCGAGTTCGCCGGTGCGCCCGACGACCCGACCCAGCGCCGGCTGCTGCGTGTCGTCGAGCAGCAGCTCGACGCCGCCGTCGAGCACCGCGAACTGACACGCACCGCCGTCGGTGCCGAGCGCATCGCCGCCGCCGACCGGGTCCGGAGCGCGCTGCTCGCGGCCGTCGGCCACGACGTGCGCCGCCCCATCGCCGCGGCCTCCGCCGCCGTGCAGACGCTGCGTGCGCCCGACATCGACCTGTCCGGGGCCGACCGGGAGGCGCTGCTCGCGACCGCCGACGAGAGCCTCGGTCAGCTGGCGGTGCTGTTGGCAGACCTGTTGGACGTCAGTCGGGTCCAAGCCGGTGTCCTCGCGGTCACCCCGGCGGCGATCGCGCTCGAGACGGTGGTCGCCCCCGCGCTCGACGAGCTGGAGCTCGGCCCGGACGACGTCGACCTCGACCTGCCCGCGGATCTGCCACCGGTGCTCGCCGACCCGGTCCTGCTGCAGCGCGTCGTCGTGAACCTGCTCGCCAACGCCGCCCGGTACGCCCCGGACGGCACCCACGTCCGGGTCGCCGCGAGCGCGTTCGCCGGCGGGGTGGAACTCCGCGTGGCCGACCACGGCCCAGGCATCCCCGAGGACCGCCGCGACGAGGTGTTCCAGCCGTTCCAGCGACTCGGTGACACCGACAACGAGACCGGCCTCGGGCTCGGCCTGGCCCTGGCGCGTGGGTTCACCGAGGGCATGGGCGGCACGATCGAGGTCGACGACACCCCGGGCGGTGGGCTCACCGTCGTGGTGCGGCTGCCGATCGCCGGGCACGTGGGAGTGGAGATCCGATGA
- the kdpC gene encoding K(+)-transporting ATPase subunit C: MASARSTFRSAGVAIRLTLVATVVLGVGYPLAVWGVGQAAFHDQANGSMVTDSSGKVVGSSLIGQSFTGKQADRWFQSRPSAAGDGYDAGASSGSNLGPNNADLLKAVEERRAALAKADGVSAAQVPADAVTASGSGLDPDISPAYASQQVARVASARGLSADTVRQLVASHTESRQLGFLGEPVVNVLALNLALAKAS; this comes from the coding sequence ATGGCATCTGCACGTTCCACCTTCCGTTCCGCCGGTGTGGCCATCCGCCTCACCCTCGTCGCCACCGTCGTCCTGGGCGTCGGGTACCCGCTCGCCGTCTGGGGCGTCGGCCAGGCGGCGTTCCACGACCAGGCCAACGGTTCGATGGTCACGGACTCGTCCGGCAAGGTCGTCGGTTCCTCGTTGATCGGGCAGTCGTTCACGGGCAAGCAGGCCGACCGCTGGTTCCAGTCGCGGCCGTCCGCCGCCGGGGACGGCTACGACGCGGGAGCGTCCTCCGGCTCGAACCTCGGGCCGAACAACGCCGACCTGCTCAAGGCCGTCGAGGAGCGTCGTGCGGCGCTGGCGAAGGCCGACGGGGTCTCCGCCGCGCAGGTGCCTGCCGACGCCGTGACCGCTTCCGGTTCGGGGCTCGACCCGGACATCAGCCCCGCCTACGCGTCGCAGCAGGTGGCCCGTGTGGCCTCGGCGCGCGGCCTGTCAGCGGACACCGTGCGGCAGCTGGTGGCGTCGCACACCGAGTCGCGGCAGCTCGGGTTCCTCGGTGAGCCCGTGGTGAACGTGCTCGCGCTGAACCTGGCGCTGGCGAAGGCGTCCTGA
- the kdpB gene encoding potassium-transporting ATPase subunit KdpB, with translation MTTPVTTESEPRTAVEPATRSSAFGPRQLVAGLPGALRKLDPRLMWRNPVMFIVEVGAALTTAAAVAEPSAFTIAIAVWLWLTVVFANLAESVAEGRGKAQADTLRKTRSTTSARRVLGYATTDAAATGNQTEEVASVDLAKGDVVVVVAGEVIPGDGDVIDGIASVDESAVTGESAPVIRESGGDRSAVTGGTRVLSDRIVVRITSTPGETFIDRMIRLVEGAARQKTPNEIALNILLASLSIVFVIVCLTMQPIAGLVGATVSVPVLIALLVCLIPTTIGALLSAIGIAGMDRLVQHNVLAMSGRAVEAAGDITTLLLDKTGTITYGNRRASRVVPVPGVSEASLMEAAALSSAADSTPEGRSIVDLAREDGAAVGLPDGAVEVPFTAQTRMSGLDLPDGSQIRKGAAAAVLAWADTTEAGVVSAIDATVAEISDQGGTPLVVGRRSSTGAVTLLGVVHLKDVVKDGMASRFAELRSMGIRTVMITGDNPRTAAAIAHEAGVDDFLAEATPEDKLAYIKREQEGGNLVAMTGDGTNDAPALAQADVGVAMNTGTTAAKEAGNMVDLDSDPTKLIDVVRIGKQLLITRGALTTFSIANDVAKYFAIIPAMFQAAFPGLAALNIMGLHSPSSAILSAVVFNALVIVALIPLSLRGVKYRAAAASSILGRNLLVYGLGGVVVPFIGIKLIDLVVGLIPGF, from the coding sequence ATGACCACCCCCGTGACCACGGAGTCGGAACCGCGCACCGCCGTGGAACCGGCCACCCGCTCGTCCGCATTCGGACCCCGCCAACTGGTGGCGGGCCTCCCGGGCGCCCTGCGGAAACTCGATCCGCGACTCATGTGGCGGAACCCCGTCATGTTCATCGTCGAGGTCGGCGCAGCGCTGACGACGGCGGCCGCCGTCGCCGAGCCGTCCGCGTTCACGATCGCCATCGCCGTCTGGCTCTGGCTCACCGTCGTCTTCGCCAACCTGGCGGAGTCGGTGGCCGAGGGTCGCGGCAAGGCGCAGGCCGACACCCTGCGGAAGACCCGTTCGACCACGAGCGCCCGCCGGGTGCTCGGGTACGCGACGACCGACGCGGCCGCGACCGGCAACCAGACCGAGGAGGTCGCGTCCGTCGACCTGGCCAAGGGCGACGTGGTCGTGGTCGTCGCCGGCGAGGTCATCCCGGGCGACGGGGACGTCATCGACGGCATCGCGTCGGTCGACGAGTCGGCCGTCACGGGTGAGTCCGCGCCGGTCATCCGCGAGTCCGGCGGTGACCGCAGTGCCGTCACCGGCGGCACCCGGGTGCTGTCGGACCGGATCGTCGTGCGCATCACCTCGACGCCGGGTGAGACCTTCATCGACCGGATGATCCGCCTGGTCGAGGGTGCGGCACGGCAGAAGACGCCGAACGAGATCGCGCTGAACATCCTGCTCGCCTCGTTGTCGATCGTCTTCGTGATCGTCTGCCTGACGATGCAGCCCATCGCGGGGCTCGTCGGTGCGACGGTCAGCGTGCCGGTGCTCATCGCCCTGCTCGTCTGCCTCATCCCGACCACCATCGGAGCCCTGCTCTCCGCGATCGGCATCGCCGGCATGGACCGGCTCGTGCAGCACAACGTGCTGGCGATGTCGGGCCGCGCGGTCGAGGCCGCCGGTGACATCACGACGCTGCTGCTCGACAAGACCGGCACGATCACCTACGGCAACCGACGGGCATCCCGCGTGGTGCCCGTGCCGGGCGTGAGCGAGGCTTCGCTGATGGAAGCGGCAGCCCTGTCGAGTGCTGCGGACTCGACCCCTGAGGGGCGCTCGATCGTCGACCTGGCGCGCGAGGACGGCGCCGCCGTCGGTCTGCCCGACGGCGCCGTCGAGGTGCCGTTCACGGCGCAGACGCGCATGTCGGGTCTCGACCTGCCGGACGGCTCGCAGATCCGAAAGGGCGCTGCTGCGGCAGTGCTCGCCTGGGCGGACACCACCGAAGCCGGTGTGGTGTCGGCCATCGACGCGACCGTCGCGGAGATCTCCGACCAGGGCGGCACCCCGCTCGTCGTCGGTCGCCGCTCGTCGACGGGCGCGGTCACGCTGCTCGGTGTCGTGCACCTGAAGGACGTCGTCAAGGACGGCATGGCGTCGCGGTTCGCCGAGCTCCGGTCGATGGGCATCCGCACGGTCATGATCACGGGCGACAACCCGCGCACCGCGGCCGCCATCGCCCACGAGGCCGGCGTCGACGACTTCCTCGCCGAGGCCACCCCGGAGGACAAGCTCGCGTACATCAAGCGCGAGCAGGAGGGCGGCAACCTCGTCGCCATGACCGGTGACGGCACCAACGACGCCCCGGCCCTGGCGCAGGCGGACGTCGGCGTCGCGATGAACACCGGCACGACGGCGGCGAAGGAGGCGGGCAACATGGTCGACCTCGACTCCGACCCGACCAAGCTCATCGACGTCGTCCGCATCGGCAAGCAGCTGCTCATCACCCGCGGCGCCCTGACCACCTTCTCCATCGCCAACGACGTCGCGAAGTACTTCGCGATCATCCCGGCGATGTTCCAGGCCGCGTTCCCGGGGCTCGCGGCGCTCAACATCATGGGGCTGCACAGCCCGTCGTCCGCGATCCTGTCGGCGGTCGTCTTCAACGCGCTCGTCATCGTGGCGCTCATCCCGCTGTCCCTGCGTGGCGTCAAGTACCGCGCAGCCGCAGCGTCGTCGATCCTCGGCCGCAACCTGCTCGTCTACGGGCTGGGCGGCGTGGTCGTCCCCTTCATCGGCATCAAACTGATCGACCTCGTGGTCGGTCTCATCCCGGGGTTCTAG
- the kdpA gene encoding potassium-transporting ATPase subunit KdpA, translated as MGAADLWAGIAQVATLVLLLVVAYRPLGDWMAKVFTPVRHNRVERGVYRLIGVDPDAEQSWPVYLRGVLLFSVTGLLLVYLLQRIQVVLPGDLGLPAVGPSLAFNTAASFVSNTNWQSYSPEVTLGYSVQMAGLAVQNFLSAAVGLSVAVALVRGFARRKSGTLGNVWVDVVRGLGRLLLPGAFVFAIILVAGGVVQSWGSGTDVTTLIGGTQHIPDGFVASQEAIKELGTNGGGYFNANSAHPFENPQAWTNLVEIFLMLVIPFSLPRTFGRLVGDDRQGYAILAVMGAIFLVSLSVMSIAELGGGGVATHAAGAAMEGKESRFGILGSTLFSTATTSTSTGAVNAMHDSYTPIGGMMALVNMMLGEVTPGGVGSGLYGMLVLAVITVFIGGLLVGRTPEYLGKKIRAKEMTFAALYILVTPTLVLLATGLSLVIPGVREQVLGTSIFNPGNHGLTELLYAFTSGANNNGSAFGGLTANTTWMNSSLGVVMLLGRFVPMVFVLALAGSLAAQDRVPETAGTLPTHRPLFIGLLGGVAVIVTALTYFPVLALGPLAEGLS; from the coding sequence GTGGGCGCCGCGGACCTCTGGGCGGGCATCGCCCAGGTCGCCACCCTCGTCCTGCTGCTCGTCGTCGCGTACCGCCCGCTCGGTGACTGGATGGCGAAGGTCTTCACGCCCGTCCGGCACAACCGGGTCGAGCGCGGGGTCTACCGGCTGATCGGGGTCGACCCGGACGCCGAGCAGTCCTGGCCCGTCTACCTGCGCGGCGTGCTGCTGTTCAGCGTCACCGGGCTCCTGCTCGTCTACCTGCTGCAGCGCATCCAGGTCGTCCTGCCCGGCGACCTCGGGCTGCCCGCTGTCGGACCCTCGCTCGCGTTCAACACCGCGGCGTCGTTCGTGTCGAACACGAACTGGCAGTCGTACTCGCCCGAGGTCACCCTCGGCTACTCGGTGCAGATGGCCGGCCTGGCGGTGCAGAACTTCCTGTCCGCGGCCGTCGGTCTCTCGGTCGCCGTGGCCCTGGTGCGTGGGTTCGCCCGTCGCAAGTCCGGCACCCTCGGCAACGTGTGGGTGGACGTCGTGCGCGGCCTCGGCCGTCTGCTGCTGCCCGGCGCGTTCGTCTTCGCGATCATCCTCGTCGCCGGTGGGGTCGTCCAGTCGTGGGGGAGCGGTACCGACGTCACCACGCTCATCGGTGGCACGCAGCACATCCCCGACGGGTTCGTCGCCTCGCAGGAGGCGATCAAGGAACTCGGCACGAACGGTGGCGGCTACTTCAACGCCAACTCGGCGCACCCGTTCGAGAACCCGCAGGCATGGACGAACCTCGTCGAGATCTTCCTGATGCTCGTCATCCCGTTCTCGCTCCCGCGCACGTTCGGGCGACTGGTCGGCGACGACCGCCAGGGGTACGCGATCCTCGCCGTGATGGGTGCGATCTTCCTCGTGTCGCTGTCGGTCATGTCGATCGCCGAGCTCGGCGGCGGCGGTGTCGCCACACACGCTGCCGGGGCCGCGATGGAGGGCAAGGAGAGCCGCTTCGGCATCCTCGGTTCGACGCTCTTCTCGACCGCGACCACCTCGACGTCCACCGGGGCGGTCAACGCGATGCACGACAGCTACACCCCGATCGGCGGGATGATGGCGCTCGTCAACATGATGCTCGGCGAGGTCACCCCCGGCGGCGTCGGATCCGGCCTGTACGGCATGCTCGTGCTCGCCGTCATCACGGTGTTCATCGGCGGCCTGCTCGTCGGTCGCACCCCGGAGTACCTCGGCAAGAAGATCCGCGCCAAGGAGATGACCTTCGCGGCGCTGTACATCCTCGTCACGCCGACGCTCGTGCTCCTGGCCACCGGACTCTCGCTCGTGATCCCCGGGGTCCGCGAACAGGTGCTCGGGACGTCGATCTTCAACCCCGGCAACCACGGGCTGACCGAGCTGCTCTACGCCTTCACCTCGGGTGCGAACAACAACGGCTCGGCCTTCGGCGGGCTCACCGCGAACACCACGTGGATGAACTCCTCGCTCGGCGTCGTGATGCTGCTCGGCCGCTTCGTGCCGATGGTGTTCGTCCTGGCGCTCGCCGGGTCCCTCGCCGCGCAGGACCGGGTGCCGGAGACCGCCGGCACGCTGCCCACCCACCGCCCGCTGTTCATCGGGCTGCTCGGCGGCGTCGCCGTCATCGTCACCGCACTCACCTACTTCCCGGTGCTCGCACTGGGTCCGCTCGCAGAAGGACTGTCATGA
- a CDS encoding potassium-transporting ATPase subunit F, which yields MIGITIAAAVLGIAAVVYLVWALVRPERF from the coding sequence GTGATCGGCATCACCATCGCGGCCGCCGTCCTCGGCATCGCCGCAGTCGTGTACCTCGTCTGGGCGCTCGTGCGTCCGGAGCGCTTCTAG